A window of Macrotis lagotis isolate mMagLag1 chromosome X, bilby.v1.9.chrom.fasta, whole genome shotgun sequence contains these coding sequences:
- the BCAP31 gene encoding B-cell receptor-associated protein 31 → MSLQWTAVATFLYGEVFAVLLLCIPFISPQRWQKIFKSRLVQLVVSYGNTFFVVLIVILVLLLIDAVRETRKYDDVTEKVNLQNNPGAMEHFHMKLFRAQRNLYIAGFSLLLSFLLRRLVTLISQQATLLASNEAFKKQAEGASEAAKKYIEENDKLKKETGSSADKSDLNELLMENKNLKTERKKLTEELAIKKRDLERAENEVLAMRKQSEGITKEYDRLLEEHTRLQAAKEGPTNKKEE, encoded by the exons ATGAGTCTTCAGTGGACTGCTGTTGCTACCTTCCTCTATGGAGAAGTTTTTGCTGTGCTGCTGCTCTgcattcctttcatttctccccAAAG atgGCAGAAGATCTTTAAGTCCCGCCTGGTACAGCTGGTGGTGAGCTATGGCAACACCTTCTTTGTGGTTCTCATTGTTATCTTGGTGCTGCTTCTCATTG ATGCTGTGCGGGAGACCAGGAAGTACGATGATGTGACAGAGAAGGTGAACCTGCAGAATAACCCAGGGGCCATGGAACACTTCCACATGAAGTTGTTCCGTGCTCAGAGAAACCTCTACATCGCTGGCTTCTCTCTGCTGCTGTCTTT CCTACTCAGACGCCTGGTGACCCTTATCTCCCAGCAGGCCACATTGTTGGCCTCCAATGAAGCCTTCAAAAAACAGGCTGAGGGTGCCAGTGAAGCCGCCAAGaaatacatagaagaaaatgacaagctgAAGAAG GAAACTGGCTCCAGTGCTGATAAATCGGACCTGAATGAGCTGCTAATGGAGAACAAAAACCTGAAGACTGAGCGCAAGAAACTGACAGAGGAGCTAGCCATCAAAAAGCGAG ACCTGGAAAGAGCAGAAAATGAAGTCCTGGCCATGCGCAAGCAGTCAGAAGGGATAACCAAAGAATATGACCGCCTGCTAGAGGAGCACACACGCCTCCAG gctGCAAAGGAAGGTCCTACAAACAAGAAAGAGGAGTGA